The following proteins are encoded in a genomic region of Variovorax paradoxus:
- a CDS encoding ATP-binding protein, translating into MLRVLESLQAHRLVTIVGTGGIGKTRLAIHAAERLQRVHAVEAAFVDLAPLISPDHVLGTLARSVGVPADVPDVVGAITERLAGRDVLLLIDNCEHVVDSLALPINRLLSALPGLRVLATSREALRENGECILRLPALAVPELGQISLAQALHCPSVELLVERAKAAGAGVFDESHAPLLAQIARQVDGIPLAIELVAARLGVQPVDDLARRLDDHMRLYAFSRAALARHRTLAAALDWSIALLSEPELRLFRWLSVFRGRFDVESALGVSAGGMNTDIAFDALISLVNKSLVFFDSSDSVAPYRLLDTTRSYAAALLAKSEERATLLRRHAVLMRDLMKAAAAELSDLTEQAWADRYAHRLDDVRFALEICLTQQPDAKMAASLVTASAPLWFHLAHVVEYRDRVSAALDLVRGQPTPDTETATWLNTALVSALLHTGRSTPELNIAADQALAGALAVKVPVLELQARWGRCTHDMFRGEYSPALAQAHTLMTAAQSWSDPAALNLAHRVMAMASHFSGLFAVSRQHSEASVRIGGGLGHARANMVGVNAIVAAKAVLCRTLWIQGETEKALEEASDAVARAQAAGRSVSLCSALYGACPVAIWSGESELAAEWVQLMMVEAQRKGLVGWQRYAEWFSETLPLLTAEDSGPYIREVAGRLASYDAPHREMLATFCIDWVDDGLVSRASRGECPWVEAEVRRAAGWRAEQRAATDEATDAYLHAIELARQQGAIAWELRAALSLAGMWVKLGQSSQAARLLDETSARAPRDGRNAALAQLHLLRSQLDDGPGRAPQSVERHHAVLSARPGRAGWPSRPPEPAK; encoded by the coding sequence GTGCTTCGCGTGCTCGAATCACTGCAGGCTCACCGGCTGGTCACGATCGTCGGCACGGGCGGTATCGGCAAGACCCGCTTGGCAATCCACGCCGCGGAGAGGCTGCAACGCGTGCATGCGGTGGAGGCCGCCTTTGTCGATCTGGCGCCGCTGATCTCTCCCGATCACGTGCTCGGTACGCTGGCGCGTTCGGTAGGCGTACCCGCCGATGTGCCCGACGTGGTCGGCGCCATCACCGAGCGCCTGGCGGGGCGCGATGTTCTCCTGCTGATCGACAATTGCGAGCACGTCGTGGATTCGCTCGCGTTGCCGATCAACCGGTTGCTTTCCGCACTGCCCGGCCTGCGCGTTCTCGCAACCAGCCGTGAAGCGCTCCGCGAGAACGGTGAATGCATTCTCCGGCTACCCGCGCTCGCGGTCCCCGAGCTCGGGCAGATCTCGCTGGCGCAGGCACTTCATTGCCCTTCGGTCGAACTCCTGGTCGAGCGGGCCAAGGCCGCCGGAGCAGGCGTGTTCGATGAATCGCACGCACCGCTTCTGGCGCAGATCGCCCGGCAGGTCGACGGCATCCCTCTTGCCATCGAGCTGGTGGCCGCCCGCCTGGGCGTCCAGCCGGTGGACGATCTCGCGCGAAGGCTGGACGACCACATGCGTCTCTATGCCTTCAGCCGGGCCGCGCTCGCGCGGCACAGGACGCTCGCGGCGGCACTGGACTGGAGCATCGCACTCCTGAGCGAGCCGGAGCTTCGGCTGTTCCGCTGGCTGTCGGTGTTCCGTGGCCGCTTCGATGTCGAATCCGCGCTCGGCGTGAGCGCCGGCGGCATGAACACCGACATCGCCTTCGACGCGCTGATCTCGCTGGTCAACAAGTCGCTGGTCTTCTTCGACAGCAGCGACTCCGTCGCGCCGTATCGGCTGCTCGACACGACGCGAAGCTATGCAGCCGCACTGCTGGCGAAGAGCGAGGAACGCGCAACGCTGCTGAGGCGTCATGCGGTGCTCATGCGCGATCTCATGAAGGCAGCGGCCGCGGAGCTTTCCGACCTGACCGAGCAGGCATGGGCCGACCGCTACGCGCACCGGCTGGACGACGTGCGCTTCGCACTCGAAATCTGCCTGACGCAGCAGCCCGACGCGAAGATGGCCGCCTCGCTGGTGACGGCGTCCGCACCGTTGTGGTTCCATCTGGCCCATGTCGTCGAATACCGCGACCGCGTCTCCGCGGCTCTCGATCTCGTCCGCGGGCAACCGACGCCAGACACGGAAACCGCGACCTGGCTGAACACCGCCCTTGTGAGCGCCCTGCTTCACACCGGCAGGTCGACCCCCGAGCTGAACATCGCTGCGGACCAGGCCCTTGCCGGAGCGCTCGCGGTCAAGGTTCCGGTGCTGGAGCTGCAGGCCCGCTGGGGGCGATGCACGCACGACATGTTCCGGGGCGAGTATTCGCCCGCGTTGGCGCAGGCGCACACGCTCATGACGGCGGCGCAGTCCTGGTCCGATCCCGCTGCGCTCAATCTCGCCCACCGGGTGATGGCCATGGCAAGCCATTTTTCCGGTCTCTTCGCTGTGTCGCGGCAGCACAGCGAAGCGTCGGTGCGCATCGGCGGCGGCCTGGGCCATGCCCGAGCCAACATGGTGGGCGTGAACGCCATCGTCGCTGCGAAGGCCGTGCTCTGCCGCACCCTCTGGATCCAGGGCGAAACAGAAAAGGCGCTGGAGGAAGCCAGCGATGCGGTGGCGCGTGCACAAGCGGCCGGCAGGTCGGTCTCGCTGTGCTCGGCGCTCTATGGCGCTTGCCCGGTCGCCATCTGGTCAGGAGAGTCCGAGCTTGCCGCCGAATGGGTGCAGCTCATGATGGTCGAGGCGCAGCGCAAGGGCCTGGTCGGGTGGCAGCGCTACGCCGAATGGTTTTCCGAGACCCTCCCGCTGCTCACCGCCGAGGACAGCGGACCCTACATCCGCGAAGTGGCCGGCCGGCTTGCAAGCTACGACGCCCCTCACAGGGAAATGCTCGCGACCTTCTGCATCGACTGGGTCGACGACGGACTCGTCTCCCGTGCCTCGCGTGGCGAATGCCCTTGGGTCGAAGCCGAAGTCCGGCGCGCCGCAGGCTGGCGCGCCGAGCAGCGAGCAGCCACCGACGAGGCGACCGACGCCTACCTTCATGCCATCGAGCTCGCGAGGCAACAGGGCGCCATTGCATGGGAGTTGCGCGCCGCGCTGAGCCTTGCAGGCATGTGGGTGAAGCTGGGGCAATCGTCGCAAGCCGCCAGACTGCTGGACGAGACCAGCGCCCGGGCGCCCCGCGACGGCAGGAACGCCGCCCTGGCGCAGCTTCATCTGCTGCGCTCGCAGCTCGATGACGGGCCCGGGCGCGCGCCGCAGAGCGTCGAACGGCACCATGCAGTGCTCAGCGCGAGACCAGGCCGCGCTGGGTGGCCGTCACGGCCACCTGAACCCGCGAAGTAG
- a CDS encoding response regulator transcription factor, with protein sequence MTAPTQARPIEVSIAHRDPYVAAGVASLLRSHDDFVVRMRDADGDVHQGSDASRVFLADYETGLRVAAAIRAERRRTAPNPVLVLTGQCTGWQIRKAVDAGVRGYLLHDCTAEELFEAVRCVADQRRYLSCEMADQLLDTLAAAVPTSRELEVLQLIAHGLANKEIGRRLGIGEGTVKTHVKALLRKLGEPTRTGVIAEAFRRGMLLEPAP encoded by the coding sequence ATGACCGCGCCGACCCAGGCCCGCCCGATCGAGGTATCGATTGCACACCGCGATCCGTATGTGGCCGCCGGGGTGGCATCGTTGCTGCGCTCCCACGACGACTTCGTGGTGCGGATGCGCGATGCCGATGGCGATGTCCACCAGGGCTCCGATGCCTCCCGCGTGTTTCTCGCGGACTATGAGACCGGTCTGCGCGTGGCCGCCGCCATCCGGGCGGAGCGCCGCCGCACCGCGCCAAACCCCGTGCTTGTTCTCACCGGCCAGTGCACGGGATGGCAGATACGCAAGGCCGTGGACGCGGGGGTGCGTGGCTACTTGCTGCACGACTGCACGGCAGAGGAATTGTTCGAGGCGGTGCGCTGCGTTGCCGACCAGAGAAGGTATCTCTCGTGCGAGATGGCCGACCAGTTGCTCGACACCCTGGCGGCGGCCGTACCGACGAGTCGCGAGCTGGAAGTGCTGCAGCTCATCGCGCACGGGCTCGCCAACAAGGAGATCGGCCGGCGTCTCGGCATCGGCGAAGGCACGGTGAAGACACACGTGAAGGCACTGCTGCGCAAGCTTGGCGAACCGACGAGAACCGGTGTGATCGCCGAGGCATTCCGCCGCGGGATGTTGCTGGAGCCGGCGCCGTGA
- the aceE gene encoding pyruvate dehydrogenase (acetyl-transferring), homodimeric type, with product MSTMGDLDPTETGEWVDALGAVQQHRGSERTNFLLNRLVDEGRRDGVYVPRSLNTAYKNTIPPEKEEKSTGNREIEHRLRSIIRWNAMAIILRANKDSSELGGHIASFQSAATLYDIGFGHFWHAATDTHGGDLLFIQGHSSPGIYARAFLEGRLSEQQLLNYRQESEGNGIPSYPHPWLMPDFWQFPTVSMGLGPLMAIYQARFLKYLHGRGLADTAPRKVWAFMGDGEMDEPESLGAISLAGRESLDNLVFVINCNLQRLDGPVRGNGKIVQELESVFRGAGWNVIKVLWGSGWDKLLAKDKSGKLLQRMEECVDGEYQDFKSKSGAYVREHFFGKYDETKALVADMSDDEIWGLTRGGHDPEKVFAAYAAAVKHKGQPTLILPKTVKGYGMGESGEGQMIAHQAKKMTQDALRGFRDRFQIPVSDEELPNVPFIQLAEDSPEMKYLRERRAALGGYLPQRRRKSTALEIPPLATFERLLKDTGEREISTTMAFVQMLGTLVRDKQIGKHVVPIVPDESRTFGMEGMFRQLGIWSSLGQLYKPQDADQLMYYRESKDGQVLQEGINEGGAMSSWIVAATSYSTNNVPMIPFYIYYSMFGLQRVGDLAWLAGDMRARGFLLGGTAGRTTLNGEGLQHEDGHSHILAGTIPNCVSYDPTFAYEVVAIVRDGMRRMYAEQEDVYYYITLMNENYAHPGMPEGSEAGILKGLYQLSDGGKTPKKGLRVQLMGSGTILREVMFAAELLKSDFGIASDVWSATSYNELRRDGMAAERWSRLHPTEPARKSHVEQCLEGHEGPVIAATDYMRNYADQVREYVQAAGRRYTVLGTDGFGRSDYRRKLRRFFEVDRWHVAVAALKALADDGAIKHTVVAEAIAKYGLDAERAAPWTV from the coding sequence ATGAGCACCATGGGTGACCTTGACCCCACGGAAACTGGCGAGTGGGTCGACGCGCTCGGCGCGGTTCAACAACACCGCGGCAGCGAACGTACGAATTTTCTGTTGAACCGCCTGGTCGACGAGGGCCGCCGCGACGGCGTGTACGTGCCCCGTTCGCTGAACACGGCCTACAAGAACACCATCCCGCCGGAGAAAGAAGAAAAATCCACCGGCAACCGCGAGATCGAGCACCGCCTGCGCTCGATCATCCGCTGGAACGCGATGGCGATCATCCTGCGGGCCAACAAGGACTCGTCGGAGCTTGGCGGCCACATCGCGAGCTTCCAGTCGGCGGCCACGCTCTACGACATCGGCTTCGGCCATTTCTGGCACGCGGCCACCGACACGCACGGCGGCGACCTGCTGTTCATCCAGGGCCACAGTTCGCCCGGCATCTACGCGCGCGCTTTTCTCGAAGGCCGTCTGAGCGAGCAGCAGCTGCTCAACTACCGCCAGGAGTCCGAGGGCAACGGCATCCCGTCGTACCCGCATCCGTGGCTCATGCCCGACTTCTGGCAGTTCCCCACCGTCTCGATGGGCCTGGGCCCTCTGATGGCGATCTACCAGGCGCGCTTTCTCAAGTATCTGCATGGCCGCGGCTTGGCCGACACGGCGCCGCGCAAGGTCTGGGCCTTCATGGGCGACGGCGAAATGGACGAACCCGAATCGCTCGGCGCCATCTCGCTCGCGGGCCGCGAGAGCCTGGACAACCTCGTGTTCGTCATCAACTGCAACCTGCAGCGCCTCGACGGCCCGGTGCGCGGCAACGGCAAGATCGTGCAGGAGCTCGAGAGCGTGTTCCGCGGGGCAGGATGGAACGTCATCAAGGTGCTCTGGGGCAGCGGCTGGGACAAGCTGCTCGCCAAGGACAAGAGCGGCAAGCTGCTGCAGCGCATGGAAGAGTGCGTGGACGGTGAATATCAGGACTTCAAGAGCAAGAGCGGCGCCTACGTGCGCGAGCATTTCTTCGGCAAGTACGACGAGACCAAAGCCCTGGTCGCCGACATGAGCGACGACGAGATCTGGGGCCTCACACGCGGCGGCCACGACCCCGAGAAGGTCTTCGCCGCCTACGCTGCCGCGGTCAAGCACAAGGGTCAGCCCACGCTGATCCTGCCCAAGACGGTGAAGGGCTACGGCATGGGCGAATCGGGCGAGGGCCAGATGATCGCGCACCAGGCCAAGAAGATGACGCAGGACGCGCTGCGCGGTTTCCGCGACCGCTTCCAGATCCCGGTGTCCGATGAAGAGCTGCCCAATGTTCCCTTCATCCAACTGGCCGAGGACAGCCCCGAGATGAAGTACCTGCGCGAGCGCCGCGCGGCACTCGGCGGCTACCTGCCGCAGCGCCGGCGCAAGTCGACCGCGCTCGAGATTCCGCCGCTGGCCACCTTCGAGCGCCTGCTGAAAGACACCGGCGAGCGCGAGATCTCCACCACCATGGCCTTCGTGCAGATGCTCGGCACGCTGGTGCGCGACAAGCAGATCGGCAAGCACGTGGTGCCCATCGTGCCCGACGAGTCGCGCACCTTCGGCATGGAGGGCATGTTCCGCCAGCTCGGCATCTGGTCGTCGCTCGGCCAGCTCTACAAGCCGCAGGATGCCGACCAGCTCATGTACTACCGCGAGTCGAAAGACGGGCAGGTACTGCAGGAAGGCATCAACGAGGGCGGCGCGATGTCCAGCTGGATCGTCGCGGCCACCTCGTACAGCACGAACAACGTGCCGATGATTCCGTTCTACATCTACTACTCGATGTTCGGCCTGCAGCGCGTGGGCGACCTGGCCTGGCTGGCCGGCGACATGCGTGCGCGCGGTTTCCTGCTCGGCGGCACCGCGGGGCGCACCACGCTCAACGGCGAAGGCCTGCAGCACGAAGACGGCCACAGCCATATCCTGGCCGGCACCATCCCCAATTGCGTTTCGTACGACCCGACCTTCGCCTATGAGGTGGTGGCCATCGTGCGCGACGGCATGCGCCGCATGTACGCCGAGCAGGAGGACGTGTATTACTACATCACCCTCATGAACGAGAACTACGCCCACCCCGGCATGCCCGAAGGCAGCGAGGCGGGGATTCTCAAGGGGCTCTACCAGCTCAGCGACGGCGGCAAGACACCCAAGAAGGGCCTGCGCGTGCAGCTCATGGGCAGCGGCACCATCCTGCGCGAAGTGATGTTCGCGGCCGAGCTGCTCAAGAGCGACTTCGGCATCGCATCGGACGTGTGGAGCGCCACCAGCTACAACGAACTGCGCCGCGACGGCATGGCGGCCGAGCGCTGGAGCCGGCTGCACCCGACCGAGCCCGCGCGCAAGAGCCATGTCGAGCAATGCCTCGAAGGACACGAAGGCCCGGTCATCGCGGCCACCGACTACATGCGCAACTACGCCGACCAGGTGCGCGAATACGTGCAGGCCGCGGGCCGGCGCTACACGGTGCTGGGCACCGACGGGTTCGGGCGCAGCGACTACCGCCGCAAGCTGCGCCGCTTCTTCGAGGTCGACCGCTGGCACGTGGCGGTGGCCGCGCTCAAGGCGCTGGCCGACGACGGCGCGATCAAGCACACGGTGGTGGCCGAGGCCATCGCGAAGTATGGGCTCGACGCCGAGCGCGCCGCTCCCTGGACCGTCTGA
- a CDS encoding carboxymuconolactone decarboxylase family protein, translated as MTHRLNYIKQSPELFKKLIEFGNLVDGGAIEQSIRDLVAIRASQLNGCAFCLDMHIKEARIHGERELRVHHLAAWRESTLFVPRERAALAWTEVLTKLPEHGVPDDIYERVRTQLSEKELSDLTFAVMAINAWNRVNVAFQTVPGSSDKAFGLDKANLS; from the coding sequence ATGACTCATCGCCTCAACTACATCAAGCAATCGCCCGAGCTCTTCAAAAAGCTGATCGAATTCGGCAACCTCGTCGACGGCGGTGCCATCGAGCAGTCGATCCGCGACTTGGTCGCGATCCGCGCATCACAGCTCAACGGCTGCGCGTTCTGCCTCGACATGCACATCAAGGAAGCCAGGATCCACGGCGAGCGCGAACTGCGCGTGCACCATCTCGCCGCGTGGCGCGAGTCGACGCTGTTCGTCCCGCGCGAACGCGCCGCGCTGGCGTGGACCGAAGTGCTGACGAAGTTGCCGGAGCACGGCGTGCCCGACGACATCTACGAGCGCGTGCGCACGCAGCTGTCGGAGAAGGAACTCTCGGACCTGACGTTCGCCGTGATGGCCATCAACGCATGGAACCGCGTCAACGTCGCGTTCCAGACGGTTCCTGGCTCGTCCGACAAGGCATTCGGCCTCGACAAGGCGAATCTCTCCTGA
- a CDS encoding MBL fold metallo-hydrolase, translated as MKLKPLLAASLLAAALAHAAPPQANTQVPGVYRMPLGGFQVTALSDGTVTIPLDELLTHTTPGHVRQVLARDFLKPKTETSINAFLVHTGSNLVLIDTGAGGLFGPTGGDLAASLKLAGYTPEDIDTVLLTHIHRDHSGGLTVGGKPAFPNATIWVDQHEAAHWLDAAARDRAAAADHGSFDEAAASLKPYLDRGRVKTFDAPAQLVPGIRAEAARGHTPGHSLFVAESRGQRMVFWGDLLHAANVQMAEPQVTIKFDLDSPAAAKQRWAWFADAARRGDLVAAAHISFPGIGRLRAAAHGYRWVPVNYGTAVQQQP; from the coding sequence ATGAAGCTCAAGCCTCTACTCGCCGCATCGCTTCTGGCCGCTGCACTCGCCCATGCCGCTCCGCCCCAGGCCAACACCCAGGTGCCAGGCGTCTATCGCATGCCGCTCGGCGGGTTCCAGGTCACTGCCTTGTCCGACGGTACGGTGACGATTCCCCTCGATGAGCTGCTGACCCACACCACGCCCGGCCATGTCCGCCAGGTCCTGGCTCGCGATTTCCTGAAGCCCAAGACCGAAACCTCGATCAACGCCTTCCTCGTGCATACCGGCTCGAACCTCGTGCTGATCGACACCGGGGCCGGCGGGCTGTTCGGCCCGACCGGCGGCGATCTCGCCGCGAGCCTGAAGCTGGCCGGGTACACGCCCGAGGACATCGATACGGTGCTGTTGACCCACATCCACCGCGATCACTCCGGAGGGCTGACGGTCGGCGGAAAACCGGCGTTTCCGAACGCGACGATCTGGGTCGACCAGCACGAGGCCGCCCACTGGCTCGATGCGGCAGCACGCGACCGCGCGGCCGCAGCCGATCACGGCAGCTTCGACGAAGCGGCCGCCAGCCTCAAGCCCTATCTGGACCGCGGACGCGTGAAGACCTTCGACGCGCCGGCGCAACTGGTGCCAGGTATCCGCGCCGAGGCGGCGCGTGGCCACACGCCGGGCCACAGCCTCTTCGTGGCGGAGAGCCGCGGCCAGCGCATGGTGTTCTGGGGCGACTTGCTCCATGCGGCCAACGTGCAGATGGCCGAGCCGCAGGTCACGATCAAGTTCGATCTGGATTCGCCTGCTGCAGCGAAGCAGCGCTGGGCATGGTTTGCCGACGCCGCGCGGCGCGGCGACCTGGTCGCCGCGGCCCATATCTCGTTCCCCGGCATCGGGCGCCTGCGAGCGGCCGCGCACGGCTACCGCTGGGTGCCGGTGAACTACGGCACGGCGGTCCAGCAGCAGCCATGA
- a CDS encoding MBL fold metallo-hydrolase has protein sequence MLYADETLRPPSQKPIDPVPSRYALRIGDIEALVVSDGVLPLPTSTMATNVDPADLASWLDQMFMPPDKYDWPLNVMVARSGDQTILIDAGLGGQFSGFPRAGQFPQRLAAAGIELESVTDVIITHMHMDHVGGLLVPGIKERLRPDVRIHVAAAEVDFWTSPDFSHTVMPKPVPDVLRSTAKSFHEQYRDRLHTFQDRREVAPGVVVRLTGGHTPGHSVVDLVSGGERLMFAGDAIFPVGFDHPDWQNGFEHDPEESTRVRIGLFQELAKTRGLLVAAHLPFPSIGRVAVDGEAFRWVPIIWDY, from the coding sequence ATGCTTTACGCAGATGAAACTTTGCGCCCGCCCAGCCAGAAACCCATTGACCCCGTCCCGTCCAGATACGCGCTGCGCATCGGCGACATCGAGGCGCTGGTGGTCAGCGATGGCGTGCTTCCGTTGCCGACTTCGACGATGGCCACCAACGTCGATCCGGCCGACCTGGCGAGCTGGCTGGACCAGATGTTCATGCCGCCCGACAAGTACGACTGGCCGCTGAACGTGATGGTGGCCCGCAGCGGCGACCAGACCATCCTCATCGACGCCGGCCTGGGCGGCCAGTTCTCGGGCTTCCCGAGGGCCGGGCAATTCCCTCAGCGATTGGCTGCGGCCGGCATCGAACTCGAGTCCGTCACCGACGTGATCATCACCCACATGCACATGGACCACGTGGGCGGACTGCTCGTACCGGGGATCAAGGAACGGCTGCGCCCCGACGTCCGCATTCACGTCGCCGCGGCCGAAGTCGATTTCTGGACTTCGCCGGATTTCTCCCACACGGTCATGCCGAAGCCGGTCCCCGACGTACTCCGCTCGACCGCCAAAAGCTTTCACGAGCAATACCGCGACCGCCTGCACACCTTCCAGGACAGGCGCGAGGTCGCGCCCGGCGTGGTCGTCCGTCTCACCGGCGGCCACACCCCTGGCCACAGCGTCGTCGACCTTGTGTCGGGCGGCGAGCGGCTGATGTTCGCGGGCGACGCCATATTCCCGGTCGGATTCGATCACCCCGATTGGCAAAACGGCTTCGAGCACGATCCCGAGGAATCGACCCGCGTGCGCATCGGCCTTTTCCAGGAACTGGCGAAGACCCGCGGGTTGCTGGTGGCCGCGCACCTTCCGTTTCCCTCCATCGGCCGGGTGGCCGTCGACGGCGAGGCCTTCCGCTGGGTGCCGATCATCTGGGACTACTGA
- a CDS encoding LysR family transcriptional regulator yields MDKLVAMRAFLRVVDAGTFTRAAALLDVPVPTVTRLVQALETELKTQLLTRTTRRVSLTPAGTDYAQRARQLLNDLDEIEGEMADAGASPRGRIRVDIGSALARLVIVPALPDFVARYPDISIDLGGSDRLVDLVAEHVDCAVRTGRITDPSLVARQIGELHYVCCASPAYLARRGTPAHPSDLDRSGHSVISYFNARATGTPTFSFRQEGQRLDIHGHSQLAANDANVALAACLTGLGAMRAPLYLVQQALDDGRLTPLLSDWFIEPLPIQIVYPPTRYQSRRVRVFVDWMVALFAATPSVRRRGDPAPVP; encoded by the coding sequence ATGGACAAACTCGTTGCGATGCGCGCTTTTCTCCGCGTGGTGGATGCCGGCACGTTCACCAGGGCGGCGGCGCTGCTCGACGTGCCCGTGCCGACCGTGACACGGCTCGTGCAGGCGCTGGAGACCGAACTGAAGACCCAGCTGCTGACGCGCACCACAAGGCGCGTATCGCTCACGCCCGCCGGGACGGACTATGCGCAGCGTGCGCGACAGCTGCTGAACGATCTGGACGAGATCGAAGGCGAGATGGCCGATGCCGGGGCGTCGCCGCGCGGGCGCATCCGCGTGGACATCGGCTCCGCACTCGCGCGCCTCGTCATCGTGCCCGCGCTGCCGGACTTCGTCGCTCGCTATCCGGACATCAGCATCGACCTGGGCGGCAGCGACCGGCTGGTCGACCTCGTGGCCGAACATGTGGACTGCGCGGTACGCACTGGACGCATCACCGACCCGTCGCTGGTGGCGCGGCAGATCGGCGAGCTGCACTATGTCTGCTGCGCGTCGCCCGCCTACCTGGCGCGCCGCGGCACGCCGGCGCACCCGTCGGACCTGGACCGCTCTGGCCATTCGGTGATCTCGTACTTCAACGCCCGCGCGACCGGCACCCCGACCTTCAGTTTCCGCCAGGAGGGCCAGCGCCTCGACATCCATGGACATTCACAGCTGGCCGCCAACGACGCGAACGTCGCCCTGGCCGCATGCCTGACCGGGCTCGGCGCGATGCGGGCCCCGCTCTACCTTGTCCAGCAGGCGCTCGACGACGGCCGCTTGACGCCGTTGCTGAGCGACTGGTTCATCGAGCCGCTGCCGATCCAGATCGTGTATCCGCCCACCCGCTACCAGAGCCGGCGCGTGCGGGTGTTCGTCGATTGGATGGTGGCCCTGTTCGCCGCGACTCCCTCGGTAAGGCGGCGGGGTGATCCGGCGCCTGTGCCGTGA
- a CDS encoding response regulator transcription factor: protein MRADKLCIRVCHGDPLAMAGLVWLVGQEPGFEVQPGQQADEGIVDVIVADHECALSLLASAAAFGPQGASLGFHVPRIVVVTRRDKESEIVQAIERGAHAYLLQDAQPAELMDAIRHVAHGGALYLCQRTKALLRRGTPRASLTAREEEVLRFLARGDCNKGIARKLDISASTVKAHVSRIREKLRATSRVQVAVTATQRGLVSR from the coding sequence ATGCGCGCAGACAAGCTCTGCATCCGGGTCTGCCACGGCGATCCGCTGGCCATGGCCGGCCTCGTGTGGCTCGTCGGCCAGGAGCCCGGCTTCGAGGTGCAGCCGGGGCAGCAAGCGGACGAGGGCATCGTCGACGTGATCGTGGCGGACCACGAATGCGCACTCAGCCTGCTCGCGTCGGCTGCTGCCTTCGGCCCCCAAGGCGCATCCCTCGGCTTTCATGTGCCGCGCATCGTCGTCGTGACGAGGCGCGACAAGGAGAGTGAGATCGTGCAGGCCATCGAGCGCGGCGCACATGCATATCTGCTCCAGGACGCGCAACCCGCCGAGCTGATGGACGCAATCCGCCACGTGGCCCACGGCGGCGCGCTCTACCTCTGCCAGCGCACGAAGGCGCTGCTGCGCCGAGGGACACCGCGCGCGAGCCTCACCGCCAGGGAGGAGGAGGTGCTGCGATTTCTTGCGAGGGGCGACTGCAACAAGGGCATCGCCCGCAAGCTGGACATTTCAGCGAGCACCGTCAAGGCGCACGTCTCGAGGATCCGGGAGAAGCTGCGTGCTACTTCGCGGGTTCAGGTGGCCGTGACGGCCACCCAGCGCGGCCTGGTCTCGCGCTGA
- a CDS encoding alpha/beta fold hydrolase yields the protein MNAKQVIAAGAAAVSLGLGAGAAQAASASKPTVVLVHGAFAGSDSWNGVAAELNAKGYTVIAAANPLRSVRGDAAYVRSLTSSIAGPVVLVGHSYGGTVIANAATGQQNVKALVFVGAFAPDKGETVIELSGRYPGGTLGAALAPPVRLADGGKDLYIDQSRFHAQFAADVPAQSARLMAATQRPVAEAALTEASGEPAWKSIPSWFIYGTADKNIPPEALKFMAVRAGARKTVELANASHVPNVSHPAEIANLIDEAATAR from the coding sequence ATGAACGCAAAGCAAGTGATCGCAGCCGGCGCCGCCGCCGTTTCACTCGGCCTCGGTGCCGGTGCGGCGCAAGCGGCGAGCGCATCCAAACCCACCGTCGTGCTGGTGCACGGCGCATTCGCCGGCTCCGACAGCTGGAACGGAGTTGCGGCTGAACTGAACGCGAAGGGCTACACCGTCATCGCGGCGGCCAACCCGCTGCGCAGCGTGCGGGGAGACGCGGCCTATGTCCGTTCCCTCACATCGAGCATCGCCGGCCCGGTGGTGCTGGTCGGGCACTCCTATGGCGGCACCGTCATCGCCAATGCGGCAACAGGCCAACAGAACGTCAAGGCCCTGGTCTTCGTCGGCGCTTTTGCACCCGACAAGGGCGAGACGGTGATCGAACTGTCGGGGCGCTATCCCGGCGGCACGCTCGGCGCAGCCCTGGCTCCCCCCGTGCGGCTGGCCGATGGAGGAAAGGACCTGTACATCGATCAGTCCAGGTTTCATGCGCAGTTCGCGGCCGATGTCCCGGCGCAGAGCGCGCGCCTGATGGCGGCGACGCAGCGTCCGGTCGCCGAAGCGGCGCTGACCGAAGCGTCCGGCGAACCGGCATGGAAGTCGATTCCGTCCTGGTTCATCTACGGCACGGCCGACAAGAACATTCCCCCGGAAGCACTGAAGTTCATGGCCGTGCGCGCGGGTGCCCGCAAGACCGTGGAGCTGGCGAACGCGTCTCATGTTCCGAACGTCAGCCATCCGGCCGAGATCGCAAATCTCATCGACGAAGCAGCGACCGCCCGGTAG